DNA from Dissulfurirhabdus thermomarina:
AACCGCATCCGGGGCCAGCGCATCACCGTGTACCTCGACGAGGAGCGGAGCGTGGCCGAGGGCGGCCCAGGCGGCCGGGTGGAGACCCTCGTCTACCCGGAGGAATGACTTCGGGCGGTCGCTGGTATAAAATATGCTAGCAAGCTGATGGCACGACTGGAAGCCAGGGGACTGGTCAAGACATACAAGTCACGGAGGGTGGTCGACCACGTCGACATCGACGTCGCGGACCACGCCATCGTGGGGTTGCTCGGGCCCAACGGTGCCGGCAAGACCACCTCTTTCTACATGATCGCCGGCCTCGTCCGGCCGGACGGCGGCCAGGTCCTCCTCGACGGCCAGGACGTGACGGATCTCCCCATGCACCTCCGGGCCCGCCGGGGGATCACCTACCTCCCCCAGGAGGCCTCGGTCTTCCGGCGGCTCACGGTGGCCGAGAACATCCGCCTCGTCTTCGAATCCCGCGACGTGCCCAGGCGGGAGGCCGAGAACCGGACCCGCGAGCTCCTCGACGACATGGGCCTCTACCGGCTCGCCGACAACAAGGCCCACTCCCTCTCCGGGGGTGAGCGCCGCCGGGTGGAGGTGCTCCGGGCCCTGGCCACCGACCCTTCCTTCATCCTTCTCGACGAGCCCTTCGCCGGGGTGGATCCCCTGGCGGTGGCGGACCTCCAGGAGGTCATCCGGGGCCTCAAGGCCCGCGGCCTCGGGGTGCTCATCTCGGACCACAACGTCCGGGAAACCTTGACGGTGTGTGACCGCGCCTATATCGTGAGCGCCGGTGCCATCATCGAAGAAGGCCCGCCCGCCCACATCGCGGCCAGCCCGGTCGCCCGCCAGATCTACCTGGGAGAAGACTTCACGCTCTAGCCGCCATGGCCCTCCAACTCCGCCAACAGCTCAAGCTCTCCCAACAGCTGGTCATGACCCCCCAGCTGCAGCAGGCCATCAAGCTGCTCCAGCTGTCCCGGGTGGAACTCATCGAGACCATCAACCAGGAACTGGCGGCCAACCCCGTCCTGGAAGAAGGGACGGACGAGGAGACGGCCCCCGGGGAGGCCGGAGCCGAGACGCCCACCGACGCCGACGAGGCCCCCATCCCGGCCCTCTCCTCCACGGAGTCGGAGCAGACCCCCTGGGAAGACAAGGCGCTGCAGGAAGTGGACTGGCGCGAGTACTGGGAAGACGGCCGGTCGGCGCTCCCGGCCTATTCCTTCGAGGAGAAGGAGGCCCCCAACTACGAGGCCTTCGTGGCCACGTCCCCGGATCTCGCCGACCACCTCCTCTGGCAGCTCCAGATGTCCAACCTGGACGACCGCCAGCGGCAGATCGCCTGCCACGTCATCGGGAACCTCGACCCCAGCGGCTACCTCAAGGCCACCGTGGAGGAAATCGCCAAGGCCGC
Protein-coding regions in this window:
- the lptB gene encoding LPS export ABC transporter ATP-binding protein, coding for MARLEARGLVKTYKSRRVVDHVDIDVADHAIVGLLGPNGAGKTTSFYMIAGLVRPDGGQVLLDGQDVTDLPMHLRARRGITYLPQEASVFRRLTVAENIRLVFESRDVPRREAENRTRELLDDMGLYRLADNKAHSLSGGERRRVEVLRALATDPSFILLDEPFAGVDPLAVADLQEVIRGLKARGLGVLISDHNVRETLTVCDRAYIVSAGAIIEEGPPAHIAASPVARQIYLGEDFTL